Proteins from a single region of Candidatus Eisenbacteria bacterium:
- a CDS encoding fatty acid desaturase: protein MWIVLLFVVNWFIAIFFQSSFHHRYASHRMFTMSRAMERIFHLGTWLSQGSSYLSPRAYAILHREHHAFSDTARDPHAPAFFSNVLHMMWETGRRYTAHFKGLSMPETRFLGDYPEWPTLEKIASSWTSRLAFGTVITLVYIWLATAWWQFLLLPFHWLMGPTQGAIVNWCGHRYGYRNFKTGDASRNFLPLDFLCGGELFQNNHHHASGRLNFAFRKFEIDPTYWALRALALCRLIHLTAHHV from the coding sequence ATGTGGATTGTGCTGCTGTTCGTGGTGAACTGGTTCATTGCGATCTTCTTCCAGTCGAGCTTCCACCACCGCTACGCCTCTCATCGGATGTTCACGATGAGCCGCGCGATGGAGCGGATCTTCCACCTCGGCACCTGGCTCTCGCAGGGCTCGTCGTATCTCTCGCCGCGGGCGTACGCGATCCTGCACCGCGAGCACCACGCCTTCAGCGACACCGCGCGCGATCCGCACGCGCCGGCCTTCTTCTCGAACGTGCTCCACATGATGTGGGAGACGGGGCGGCGCTACACGGCGCACTTCAAGGGTCTCTCCATGCCCGAGACGCGGTTCCTCGGCGACTATCCCGAGTGGCCGACGCTCGAGAAGATCGCGTCGTCGTGGACGAGCCGGCTCGCGTTCGGGACCGTGATCACGCTCGTCTACATCTGGCTCGCGACGGCGTGGTGGCAGTTCCTGCTGCTGCCGTTCCACTGGCTCATGGGTCCGACGCAGGGGGCGATCGTCAACTGGTGCGGGCATCGCTACGGGTATCGGAACTTCAAGACCGGTGATGCGTCGCGGAACTTCCTGCCGCTCGACTTCCTGTGCGGCGGCGAGCTGTTCCAGAACAACCATCACCACGCCTCCGGCCGGCTCAACTTCGCGTTCCGGAAGTTCGAGATCGATCCGACGTACTGGGCGCTCCGCGCGCTCGCGCTCTGTCGGCTGATCCACCTGACGGCGCACCACGTCTAG
- a CDS encoding FAD-binding oxidoreductase, whose product MARRRRFWGWGWADAGPTPDHVDAIGRLLTARFGCADLTLAAEPRLEELHLPRPRLTPPPALAPLCSADPLDRAGHTYGKSFRDVVRGLRREFDRAPDLVAFPTDEGDISRLLEWCTDAGVVAVPYGGGSSVVGGVEAPAGGAAGVVSIDLARLDRVLEIDRTSRAARIQGGVLGPALEEQLRPHGLTLRHFPQSFEFSSLGGWIATRSGGHYATLYTHIDDFVEALRVVTPSGTIATRRLPGSGAGPSPDRLFIGSEGILGIITEAWMRLQDRPTFRAAASVTFETFAAGAAAARTMAQAGLYPANCRLLDPGEAMTSGAGDGSRAVLLVAFESADHPPDAWMARALECARSHGGAVPDGAGATRKADEGARDGAAGAWRRAFLDAPYLRDALVRLGMISETFETAVTWDRFTAFHAGVVAATERALHEVCGAGHVTCRFTHVYPDGPAPYFTVIAPARRGSELAQWAEVKAAASDAILRLGGTITHHHAVGRDHRPWYDRERPEGFAAALRATKKTLDPTGILNPGVLIDP is encoded by the coding sequence TTGGCGCGACGTCGACGGTTCTGGGGTTGGGGCTGGGCAGATGCCGGCCCCACGCCCGATCACGTCGACGCGATCGGCCGCCTGCTCACCGCCCGCTTCGGCTGCGCCGACCTCACCCTCGCCGCCGAGCCGCGCCTCGAGGAGTTGCATCTCCCCCGGCCGCGGTTGACGCCTCCACCCGCGCTCGCGCCGTTGTGCTCGGCCGATCCGCTCGATCGCGCGGGCCACACCTACGGCAAGTCGTTCCGCGACGTCGTGCGCGGCCTGCGGCGCGAGTTCGACCGCGCACCCGACCTGGTCGCGTTTCCGACCGACGAAGGCGACATCTCGCGCCTGCTCGAGTGGTGTACGGACGCGGGCGTCGTTGCGGTCCCGTACGGCGGCGGCTCGAGCGTCGTCGGCGGTGTCGAAGCGCCCGCCGGCGGCGCGGCGGGCGTCGTCTCGATCGACCTCGCGCGCCTCGATCGCGTGCTCGAGATCGATCGAACGTCGCGTGCGGCGCGCATCCAGGGCGGCGTCCTGGGGCCGGCGCTCGAAGAGCAGCTCCGGCCGCACGGCCTCACGTTGCGACATTTCCCCCAGTCGTTCGAGTTCTCGTCGCTCGGCGGATGGATCGCGACGCGCTCGGGCGGACACTACGCGACGCTCTACACGCACATCGACGACTTCGTGGAGGCGCTGCGGGTAGTGACGCCGTCGGGCACGATCGCGACGCGCCGTCTTCCCGGCTCGGGCGCCGGACCCAGCCCGGATCGTCTGTTCATCGGGTCGGAGGGCATCCTCGGCATCATCACCGAGGCCTGGATGCGGCTGCAGGATCGACCGACGTTCCGCGCCGCTGCATCGGTCACGTTCGAGACGTTCGCCGCCGGCGCCGCCGCCGCGCGCACGATGGCGCAAGCGGGCCTCTATCCCGCCAACTGCCGACTGCTCGATCCGGGCGAAGCCATGACTTCGGGCGCCGGCGACGGGTCGCGCGCGGTCCTGCTGGTCGCGTTCGAGTCGGCGGATCATCCGCCCGACGCGTGGATGGCGCGCGCCCTCGAGTGTGCGCGGAGCCACGGCGGCGCGGTGCCGGACGGCGCGGGTGCGACGCGCAAGGCCGACGAAGGCGCGCGCGACGGCGCCGCCGGCGCGTGGCGGCGCGCTTTCCTGGACGCGCCATATCTGCGCGACGCACTGGTGCGCCTCGGCATGATCAGCGAAACGTTCGAGACCGCCGTCACCTGGGATCGCTTCACCGCCTTCCACGCCGGCGTCGTCGCGGCGACCGAGCGCGCGCTCCACGAGGTGTGCGGCGCCGGCCACGTGACGTGCCGCTTCACGCACGTCTACCCCGACGGCCCCGCGCCCTACTTCACCGTCATCGCCCCCGCCCGCCGGGGCTCCGAGCTCGCTCAGTGGGCGGAAGTGAAGGCCGCCGCTTCCGACGCCATCCTGCGCCTGGGCGGCACCATCACCCACCATCATGCCGTCGGCCGCGACCACCGCCCCTGGTACGATCGCGAACGCCCCGAAGGCTTCGCAGCCGCGCTTCGCGCGACCAAGAAGACGCTGGACCCAACCGGTATCCTCAATCCCGGCGTCCTCATCGATCCATAG
- a CDS encoding RNA-binding protein — MGKRLFVGNLPFATTSEQLAEIFGRIGPCDSATVVTDRVSGRSRGFGFVEMSTDADAERAISELDGQEHAGRKLTVSAAHDRPAGGGGGRGRA, encoded by the coding sequence GTCTCTTCGTCGGGAACCTCCCCTTCGCAACCACGAGCGAGCAGCTCGCCGAGATCTTCGGTCGCATCGGGCCGTGCGACTCGGCGACCGTAGTGACCGACCGCGTGAGCGGACGCTCGCGCGGCTTCGGGTTCGTCGAGATGTCGACGGACGCCGATGCCGAGCGCGCGATCTCCGAGCTCGACGGCCAGGAGCACGCCGGCCGCAAGCTCACCGTGAGCGCGGCGCACGATCGACCGGCTGGCGGCGGCGGCGGCCGCGGGCGCGCGTAG